The Cryobacterium roopkundense sequence CCGAGGTCATCTGTTCCCATCAGGTAGCCCACGGTGCCGGGTTGCTGGAAGGGCGCGTCAAAGTTAACGTCTGCCGGATCGTAGGGGGCGATGAGTGGGGCGAAGACGGCCACGAGCAGCACGACGGCGAGCATGACGCCGCCCGCGATGCCGAGGGGGTTGTGGCGGAGCGAGCGCCAGAGCCGGCCACGACCGTTGCCCAGGTCGTGTGACGCCAGGGCGATTGTTCGGGTCTTGGTCACGAGGTTCTTCCTCCCACTCGGATACGCGGATTGATCACGGAATAGAGGATGTCGACGGCGAGGTTGATCAGGATATAGCCCACCGTGATGATGAGAACGACGGCCTGGATCACGGGGTAGTCGCGGGTGAACACCGCGTCGAGGGTGAGCTTGCCGAAGCCCGGCAGGGCGAAGATGCGCTCGGTGACCACAGCGCCAGAGATCAGCCCGCCGAGTTGCAGCCCGACGATCGTGACGACGACGATCAGCGAGTTACGCAGGCCGTAGCGCACGAGCACTCGGCCACCGCTGAGACCCTTTGCCTTCGCGGTGCGCACATAGTCGGTCTTCATCGTCTCGATCATGGATGCCCGCGTCTGCCGCATGATCACGGCGGCGAGTCCGGTGCCGAGAATGATGGCCGGCAGCGTGAGGTGGTAGATCGCTCGCACCGGATTCTCGCTCATCGGCACGTAGCCGGAGGCGGGGAACCAGCCCAGGGTCACCGAGAGGTAGAGGATGGCGAGAATACCGAGCCAGAAGTTCGGCACCGACAGCCCGATCAAGGCAAGGCCGTTTGCGATCCATTCGGGCCAGCGGCCTCGAAAACGTTCGGCGACCACTCCGAGCGCCACGCCGATGAGCACGGCGACGAGGATCGCGTAGGCGGAGAGCCACAGCGTCACGGGCAGTGTCGTGGCGATGAGGTCGGTGACAGGGGCGCCGGTGCGGGTCGAATTGCCGAGCTCCCCGCCGGCCATGTTGCCCACGAAGGTGAGGTATTGCGTGATGAGCGGTTCGTTGAGTCCGAGCTGCACGCGAATGGCCTCCACGCGCTCGGGCGTGGCTTCTTCCCCCGCCATGGCGAGGGCCGGATCACCCGGCAGCTGGCGAACCCCGATGAAGACCACGAGCGAGGCCAGAATCAGCGTGATCGCGGACTGCCAGAGCCGGGTGATCAGGTAACGTGCCATCTGTCGCCTACTCGCCTTCGACGAATGCGACGTCGCTCAGGTGCACGACGCCGTCGGCGAAGGTGTGGATGCCGGCGATGTCGGTCGAGTACGCAGTGAGGCTGCGCTGACGGTAGAGATACACGATGGGGTTGTCTTCCTGCACCTGGGCCACGGCCTGGCCGTAGAGATCCGCGCGATGGGAGACGTCAGTCGTGGCCGCGGCATCCGCCAGGAGGGTGTCGACGTCGGCGTTGCTGTAGCCGGAGTAGTTGTTGCCGCCCCCCGTGGAGAGAAAGTTGAACATGTTGCCGTGCGGGTCGACCCGGCCGGACCAGCCGAGCTGCAGCGCGTCGAACTCGCCGCGGGTCTGCAGGTCGAGCAGGGTGGAGTACTCAACGGGAGAAATGGTCAGCTCGAAGCCGCCGTCGGAAACGGATGCCTGCAGCGCCTGCGCGAAGCGCAGAGTGTCGGGGTTGTTGCTCACGAGCATGTCGATCGCGTAGGGAAGTTCGACACCCGCCTCCTCCAGCAGTCTCTGGGCGCCCTCGGGGTCGTAGGCCGGGCATTCCTCGCTGAGGGCTGAGGTGAACGGGCTCGCGGGGGAGACCGGGGAACAGGCCGGTTCGTACCAGTCGTTGAACACGCTGCTGACGAGGGCTTCGCGGTCAACGGACATCGAGAGTGCCTCTCGTACCGAGGTGTCCTGGGCCATCGGGGTGTCGATCACACCGGGCGCGCTGCCGATGCCGTCGGTGTTGCCCATGTTAATCGTGATGCCCTGATAGCCGAGGGAACCCACCTGCAGGATTCCGATTCCGGATTCATTCGAGAGGGCGCCGACGTCCTGGGGAGAAATCGAATCGGCGGCGTGCACGTCCCCCGAGCGCAGGTTGGCCGCGCGGATGTTGGAGTCGGTCATGATGCGGTCCGTGATCGTGTCGAGGTGCACGCTGCGCGCGTCATAGTACATGGGGTCGCGCTCAACTGTGATGGAGGTCTGCGGTACCCGCTCGACGAACTTGTACGGTCCCACGCAAACGGGGCTGTCGCCGAACGAGTCGCCGGTCTCCGCGAGAGCCTGGGGGGACATGATCATGCCGGCGCGGTCGGCGAGGGCCGCGGTGATGGGGGCGAAGGGCTCGGAGTAGGTGATCTGAACGTGGTCGACGTCCGTTGCGGTCACGGCGGTGATCGGGCCAAGCTCGCTCGTGCGGCTGGAGGCCGGCAGGGTGAGATGGCGTTCGATCGTGGTGGCAACGGCTTCGGCGGTGAAGTCGGTGCCGTCGGCGAAGACGGCGTCGGTGCGCACGGGAATGGTGACGGTGAGTCCGTCGGCAGAGAACTCCGGCAGGTCGGTGGCGAGCTGCGGAACAATGGCCCCGTTGGCGTCGAGGTCGTAGAGCTTCTCGCACACCGTCTGCATGACATAGCGGGTGTAGAGCGACGATGACGTGGTCGGGTCGAGTCGGTCGGGCTCGGCCGAGAGTGCCATGACGAAGTCTCCACCCTCGATGATGGTCTGGTCGCCGATCGGCGCGCTCGTCACGTCGACGCGAGCGGAAGACTCGGGGGTGGTCTGCAGCTGTTGCGCCTGGCAGGCCGTGGTGGAGAGCGCGAGCCCGGCGGCGAGGAGCGGAATCCAGAGCGTGCGGCGGGTGGTCAGACGCGAGAGCGGTCGAGGCATAAAAATCCAATGATCGGCGAATCACAGCTTTCTTAGATTGAATACAATCATCCACATATTTCACTGTTTGTATACATTTGTAACGATCTCGTTAACCGCGGACGCCCTCAAGTGCGACGAATCGGGCGACAATGGTGACATGGCATCCACTTTGGACTGTGACCGATGAGCACCTTCGTGTTGGTACCGGGCGCGGGCGGGGCCGTCTGGTACTGGAGCCGCGTCATCCCTCTGCTGCAGGTCGCGGGGCACCAGGCTCTGGCGGTCGACCTGCCCGGTGACGACGAGAATGCCGGTCTGACCGAGTACGTCCGCCTCGTTGCCGCGGCGATCGGCGACCACGACGAGGTGATTCTCGTCGCTCAATCCCTCGGCGGCTTCGTCTCGCCGATGGTGTGCAACCAGGCACCGGTGTGTGAGCTTGTATTCGTGAACGCGATGATCCCGGCGCCCGGTGAGACCGCCGGGGCCTGGTGGGACAACACGGGCTCGAACCAGGCGCGGGAGGTGGCCGCCCGTGCGGCCGGCTACGGTGCGGACTTCGATGCGGACACCTATTTTCTGCACGACGTTCCTGTGGAACTCGTGGCAGAAGGCGAATCCCATCAGCGGGAGCAGGCCAACGCCGTCTTCGAGTCGGCCTGCGACTTCGCCGAGTGGCCCGCAATTCCCATTCGCGTGCTCGTCGGCGCAGGGGACCGCTTCTTTCCTGCCGATTTCCAGCGCCGCGTCACGCTTGATCGGCTGGGCCTGGAGCCCGACCTGATTCCTGGCGGCCATCTACTGGCACTGTCACAACCGGACGCGGTAGCCGACTACCTCCTGCGCCGCTAGCGGTCACGTTTGTCCACTGTTCAGCGCCTCCTCCCGTTGCAGCCTTCCTGCGGCGCCCCATTCCGCCGGTCGAGTAGCGCCGTCGTCGCCATCACAGTCACGTGCCTCTATTCCTTCTGCATGACCTATGCCATCGACAAGGGCCTGGATCGGACGATCGGGCTTCGCGTCTCCGAGGCCATCAACGTGAAGGGCCTCACCGTGATGGGGGTGAGCGGTTACGGCGCGCAGAAGGGTCATTCGGAGATCTATCGCGGAGCCGAACACACCATCGCTTTTCGGCCCAAGGTGCGTATCGATGTCATTGTGCCGGACAAAGAGGCAGACCTGACTATTCACACGGTTGTCGACGCCGCCTGGACCGGCAAGATCGGCGATGGCAAGGTCTGGGCGACCGAAGTCAGCGACGTGGTGCGCGTGCGAACACGTGAGCGCGGAATCGCCGCAGTGTGACCGCCCGCGGGCTCACCAGCTGAAGTCGGTGAAGCCAGAGGGGTAAGCGACCGCCGCGAGGGCCCGTCTGCGACCCGTGAGCCAATTGTCGAGTTCCTCGGCGGCAACCGGGCGGGACATGAGGTAGCCCTGTGCCTGGTCGCAGCCGTACCGCGCCAGCGCTTCGTAGATCACACCGTCTTCGACGCCCTCGGCCACCATGCTGAGACCGAGGCTGTGTGCGAGGTCGATCGTGGAGCAGACCAGCGCCGCCGCCCGGGGGTCGTGGCGCATTGGTGCGATGAAGGATCGGTCAAGCTTGAGCTCGTCGATGGGAAGGTCGCGCAGATACGCGAGGGAGCTGTATCCGGTGCCGAAGTCGTCGACCGAGATGCGCACTCCGATTGTTCGCAGCCCGGTCAGCACGGCCCTGGCCCGGTCGCAGTCCTCCATGAGAAACTCCTCCGTGATTTCAACGATCAGGGCGGTGGACGGCAGGCCGCGTTCGGTGAGCATGGTGCCGATCCGCATGGGGAGCTGCGGATCGGCGAGGCAGCTGGCCGACAGGTTCACGGCAACTGATAGCGGATGCCCCTGCGCCCGCCATTCTGCGGCCTGATCCAGGGCAAGGCCGAGCACGACATCGTTCAGGGCGTGCATCAACCCGGCCTCCTCGGCAATGGCCAGGAACGCCTCCGGGTAGAGCAGGCCGCGGTCGGGATGATTCCAGCGCACGAGCGCCTCGACGCCCCGCACCTCGCCGGTCGCGAGGTTGACCTTGGGTTGATAGTGCAGAACGAACTCGCCCCCGAGCAACGCCAGTCGCAGCTCGTGCAGGGTTCTCAGCCGCCGTTCCCCATGAACGTTGTCGGCTTCGACGTACACGTGGTGACCAGAATGGGCGGACTTCGCCTTGTACATTGCTATGTCCGCCTTGCGAAGCAGGGTCTTCACGTCGGTGCCATGGTCGGGTGAGACCGATATCCCGATGCTGGCCGTGACCTGAATGGTCAGCCCCTCGAGAGTAAACGGTTTCGTGAGCGCTGCGCGAAGTCTGTTGGCTGCCGTTTTCGCCCGCTCGGCGTCGGCGCCGTGGAGCACGACCGCGAATTCGTCCCCACCGAGCCGGGCGAGCACGTCTTCGGGTCGCGTCGCGACGACGAGGCGGCTGCCGATCTGGCGGAGGAGGAGATCACCCGCATCGTGGCCGAGGCTGTCGTTGATGTCTTTGAAGCGGTCCAGGTCCAGCAGCAGCAGGGCGCAGGGCTGCGCGGCGTCCCCGGCCAGTTGCAGGGGAGCATCGGCGTAGAAGGCGCGCCGGTTGGGCAACCCGGTGAGGTCGTCGGTTCTGGCCAGTTTGCGAAGCTCTGACATCCTGACAAGTTGCCGAAAGGCCAGTTGGGTGCGCACCGCCGCGGCAGCCAGGGTCGCCCCGGCGAGCACCACGGCCGCCGCCGAGACGTTCACTCGGCTGGCCACGAGCAGCAGGCCAAGTGCGGTCGCGGTCGCGACGGTGGGCACAATCAGTGCCCAGGCTCCCTTGAGTGCACGATTAACTGAGGTGTCCGGTCTCGATCGAGCGTCGACCCAGACGGCGACCAGTGTCAGTCCCGCTGCCCAGCCGGCATCAAGTGGTGTGCCGCTCAGGTAGCTCCCGTCGAGCACGAGCAGGGCATAGGCGACATCCGTTGCGGCGAACATGAGGAGTCCGCCCGCCAGGAGTATCCAGCGTCGCCCCAGCTGCAGTTCCGGCGACGCGGCGATCCCGACCACCGCGGCCACGAGCAGAAGATCCAGAACGGGGTACGCGGCCGCCACCGCGGTCGGTGCGACGGAGCCTGTGAGCACCGCGGAATCCAGGAGAGAGGTGAGGATGACGGCGACCACGGCGGCCGCGCCGAGGGCACCCACCGTGCAGTCGAGCACGACAGACCACGGCAGGCCGCGCCTCTGACGGTGCACGAGCAGGGCCAGGCAGGCCAGGATCAGCGCGTAAAACAGCAGGAAGCCGACCATGGCCGGCGACGGGAACGGGCGCACCTCGTGCAGGGCCTGCGCCGCCGCCAGATAGGAGGCGCCGAGGGCGTAGCACGTGACCGCGGCTGCGGCGAAGGAGAGCTGGCCTCTGAATTGGCGGGTCCGAAGGGCGGCGAGCCAACATACGACGGCGGGAATCCACACCGGAAGCAGCGACAGCCACGTCTCCTTCTGCTCTCCGACGCCATAGCCGGGAAAATGCAGGTGCAGAACGTAGATGCCCAAGACCAGCCACATGGCGCCCATCAGCCAGGGCCGAGATCCCGCTCGGCTCCCTCGCAGGCCGGTTGTGATGCGCGTAGTCGACTGCATGGAGCCCCCGTTCCCTGCCTGTCAGGCTAGCGGAAAAGAGGTCTGTATACCCCCGTTCTGGCGTCCCCAGTCCGGGTGGCATGGCGCGGGTGAATCCGAGCCGGCTACCACCGGCGCGCGGACGACGTGCTGATAATCGCGAGCAGGGCCTCCCGGAGGGCCGAACCGTCGTTCAGTTGCGGAAAGACGTCGGTCTCGATGGTGCGGGCCTGTTTCCACGCCGCTGTGCCGGCATCCGTTCGAGTCACCGAATGGCGGCGCTGGTCGCGCTCGTCCCGTACGCGGGCCACGTAGCCCTCCCGTTCCAGGCGTTCGAGGGTGCGCGACATGGTCTGGGTTTGTACTCGGGCCTCCCGAGCCAGCTCGGCCTGGCTGAGCGGGCCCGACCCGAGCAGGTGCAGCACGATCAAACCGGCGTGAGTCAGTCCGAGCCTGTCGAGGGCCTCGACCCACGCGTGCTCCACGAGGCGCGCTGCCGTGGAAAGCAGGCGCCCGGTGGGCCACTCGTTCATCGCATCCGGGGTCGCCGGCGGCCCCGGAGTAGGCGTAGTCATGACTCCAATATAGTGCTAGCTTGGATATTCGTCAGCTAGCTGACGGTTAGGAGAATTGTCATGGAACATCGTGATGCTCGTCGTCAGGGCTCCGTCCTGGCCAGCGCCGTGTTGGGCATTATTGGCGCGTTTATTGGGTCGGGTGCGGCGGGTGGTACCCCCATGCCGGAGGTGTCCGGTGGCGCCCTCGCGGCCGACGCCACGCTCATCGCGCCGGGTGGCCCGGCGTTCGCCATCTGGACACCGATCTATGCCGGACTGCTCGCCTACGCCGTCTGGCAGTTGCTGCCGGCCCAGAAAACGGATGCCCGCCAGCGGCGTCTCGGCTACCCGATCGCACTGTCGCTGCTGCTGAACGCCGCCTGGATCCTGAGTGTGCAGTTCGACCTGCTCGGCCTGAGCGTGCCGATCATCGTGGTTCTACTGATGGTGCTCGTTTGGACGTTGCGCATCATGTTGGACCTGCCTCCGAAGAACCGGGTCGAGCTCGTGCTCGTGGACGGCACCATGGGCCTGTACCTCGGCTGGGTCTGCGTGGCGACCGCCGCCAACGTCGCGGCTGTACTCGTGGCGGCCGGGTTCACCGGCTTTGGCGTGTCCGCCGATCTGTGGGCTGTCGTCGTGATTGCCGTGGCCGGGCTCGTCGGAGTGCTGCTGGCCCTGTACGACCGTGGACGCTGGGCGCCCACGATTTCGCTCTGCTGGGGACTCGCCTGGGTGGCCGTCGCCCGGCTGAGCGGCGAACCCCTTTCCGTTGCCGCCGGGATCACCGCTCTCGCGTGCGTTGTGCTTGTCGTCGCCGCGACTTTCATCGCCCGACTCGGTGCACGCTCGCGCCAGGTGGTCAACGCGTGACCGAAGCGCGCCGCCGCTGGTTCGGTCTCGTCTTCATCAGCATCGCAGTGGCTCTGATCATCGTCGACTCGACCATCGTCAACGTGGCCATCCCCTCCATCGTCGACGACCTGGGCATCACCTCGACCCAGGTTCAGTGGGTTCAGGAAAGTTACACACTCGTTTTCGCGGCGCTCCTTCTCGTGTTCGGCACCCTGGCGGACCGCTACGGTCGACGTCGAATCCTGTTGCTGGGCATCGTCATTTTCGCCGGTTCGTCGGTGCTCGCCGCACTGGCGCAGACCGGTGATCTGCTGATCGCCTCGCGAATTCTGCAGGGAGTCGGTGGCGCGATGGTGCTCCCGACCACCCTCTCGATCATCAATGCCACCTTCCGCGGCCGCGAACGAGGCATCGCCTTCGCAATCTGGGGATCCACGATCGGCGGTATGGTTGCCGTCGGACCGCTCCTCGGTGGGTTCCTCACGACGTACTACTCGTGGCGCTGGGCTTTCGGAATCAACGTTCCCCTCGGCCTGATCATCATTGTCGGCCTGCTGTTCTTCGTGAGCGAGTCGCGAGAAACGGCCGACCCGACCCGCGCCGAGTCGACGTTGTGGGTGCGGTGCTCTCGGTGATCACGAGCGCCACCCTGGTCTTCGGCTTGATCGAAGGCCGAAGCTACGGCTGGTGGCTCGCCCGCCGACCGTTCTCGATCGGCGACGTCACGTGGCCCTTCGAGATTTCCGTGATTCCGGTCACGTTCCTCATTACTGTGCTCTCGGGCATCGCCTTCGTGTGGTGGGGGGTGCGACGGCAGCGGGCAGGCAAGACCACCCTGCTCGCGTTCTCGCTGTTTCGAATTTCCTCGTTCCGAAACGGCAACATCGCCGCCCTCATCGTGTCGCTCGGTGAATTCGGCATCATCCTGTCCCTGCCGCCCTGGTTGCAGAACGTGCTGGGCTACGACGCCCTGCAGACCGGTTTTGTGCTCCTGGCGCTCGCGATGGGAGCTTTCGTGGCCAGTGGGGTGGCCGGCGCGTTAGGAAATCGGGTGAGCCCCGTGACGATAGTGCGAGCGGGCCTGTTGCTCGAGATCGTGGGTGTGACGGGCCTCGGAGTCGTGATTTCGGCCCAGGCCAGCTGGCTCTCCGTGGTGCCGTTCCTGTTCGTCTACGGCCTCGGCGTCGGTCTGGCCACCGCACAGCTCACCGGTGTGGTGTTGAAAGACGTGCCCGTCGACAAGAGCGGGCAGGGCTCTGGCACGTCGAGTACGGCCCGCCAGATCGGCTCGGCTCTGGGAATCGCGGTTCTCGGCACAATCCTCTTCACCTCGGCCGGTGCCTCCCTCGACACCAGACTCGTGGACCTGCTCGACGTTCCTCCCGCGGTGCGCGCTCAAATAGTGGACGCCGTCGTCGACAGCGCCGGATCGGCGATTCCTGCGCTCGAGCAGCGCAGCCCCACCGTGGCCGACGCCGCACGCCAGGCCTTCAGCGACGGCACCCGATATTCGGCGTTCGCCGCGGCAGGATTTCTCGCCCTCGGGTTTCTCGCCACCCTTCGCCTCTCCGGCCGGGTACCGGAGGAACAGCAAACGGATGCCGCCGGCCGGGCGGCCGCTGCGGCATCCGCTTCTCCAGTGTCGGAGGCTTAGCTGGTCGTGCGTCGGCGCGGCGGCTGCGGTTTCTGCACCGCGAACTCGCCGCCCACCCGGCCGCCGAACGGGCGACCGTGGTCGGCGAACTCCTCGCGGAAGAATGCCATGCGCCACTTGCCCATCTCCACGCGCGACCCGGTTCGCAGGATGATTCCACCACCGCGGGTGGACGTGTCCGCGTCAACCGAGCGAGCGCTGCCACTCACCTCTCCGATCGGGTATAGCACGTATTCATCGTTCTCGTCATGGCGGATCTCGGCATGGAACGTCCTCAACTCCGCCAGCACCAGATCGGACTCCGGCGCGGAGCCGATGGTCGTCGTGGTGGGAAGCAGATCGAACTCCCGCGGCATCTGGCCGTTCCAGTTCTTCGAACCGACCACGAAGATCAGCCGGGGCCGACCCCCGCCCGGCGCGTAGTGCGTAGTCGTGACTCGTCGTCGGAGTTTGCGATCGAGAGTCGGCACGAGCGGAAAGAGCGTCGCCGGCGGCAACGGAACCGCCGACGGAGCCGAACTGAGCGCGTTCTTGGCGCCGCTGCGGATGAGCGGCGCCAGCGCCGCTCGGCTGCCGAGCGTGATGTTCGGTGACTTGGTCAGCAGCCGCTGTACCAGGGGCGCGTCTACAGCGCCGATGCGCGCGATCAGCCCCTCCGGCCCGTTCAGGGAAACCGTGAGACCCCGTGCGGCCAACTGCGCCGCAAGGTCACGAATTATCGTGAGGTTCATGGTTTGCCCCTGAACGAGCACAGACGGGTTGCTCGCGAACACTGAGACATCGGTGCCATCGGCCGTGACCGTTCCCTGCAGTCGCTCCGTGGATGCGCCGTTGCTCGGCTCGGAGAGGGAGAAGGTGAGATCGATGTGCAGCTGCACCGGGGAATTCATGGCTAGTTGCGGTGCGGGTCGGAGCCGGGCGTGAGCGCATCGCTCGTGGTGACGCGAAGCGTCCCGTCGATCTTCCAGGTGGCGCGTGGGGCGTCGGGCCCGATATCGCGGGGAACCTCGACCGACATATCGATGAAGGTGTAGTTGATCGCGGCGCCCTTGCCCGTGAGATACGACCACATCTCTTCGCCGAGATCGGTCCAGTCGGTGATCGTGTGCTCACGCGGTTCATCGACGTTTTCGACATTTCCGAGGTAGTTCTGGCGTTCAGTCACAATGATTCCCATTTCATTAACTGGAGGAGGTGCATGGAATTTTTCGGTGTTGATGTTGAGAATACTAGAGAGGCCACCGGAGCGGTAGCAATCCCAGAAAGGGGGTGCGGCCGGGGCCCGGCAGGCCGTTGTCGGTGGCGTTGGGTAGCCTCGAGCCATGAGGGTTTCCGCCTCCCCTCATCAAGGAGTTTGCGTGTACGTGCTCGATTCCAGCACCGTGATCTACTCGGCCAGCGACCTGAGCGCCGCCGCGCACTGCGAGTGGGCGCTGATGCGGGCGTTGGACCGCAAGTTGGGGCGAATCGGCGCGACGCCGGTCACCGAAGACGCCATGTTGCAGCGCACGGCGGAACTCGGCGACGCGCACGAACATCACATGCTGGAGCGGTTGAGAGCCACGCACTCGGTTGTCGAAATCGAGCGTCCCCGGCTGGACAGCATCGATACGGCCGTGGCAGCGACGGAGGCTGCCCTGCGCGGCGGGGCAGACGTGGTGTACCAGGCTGCATTCTTCGACGGGCGTTTTCTCGGGTACGCCGACTTCATCATCCGGTCGCCCGTCGATTCTCAGCGCATCGGTGCCGGCGAACCCAGCTATGAAATCTACGACACGAAGCTCGCCCGAACCGCGAAGGTGACGGCGCTGCTGCAGCTCGCGGCCTACAGTGACCAGCTGATGCGGGAGGGCCTCCGGGTGGGCGATCGGGTGCACGTGCTGCTCGGCGATGGCCGAACCAGCTCGCACCGACTAGACGACATCCTGCCCGTTTACCGCCGTCGCCGTGCGCGGCTCGAGGCCCTGATCGACGGACGGGTCGCCGATGCGGACCCCACCGAGTGGAACGATGCCCGCTACACGGCCTGCGGACGCTGTGACGAATGCGAGCGACAGGTGCAGGCCCACCGTGACGTGCTGCTCGTGGCCAACCTGCGGTCGGGGCAACGAGTACGGTTGCGCGCGGGCGGTGTAACGACGATCGACGAACTCGCGGTCGCCCGCGGGCCGGTCGAGGGAATGACCGATTCCACACTCGCGACGCTGCGCGAGCAGGCACGGTTGCAGGTTGAGCCGCCGAGCGCCGGGCGGCCGATCAACTGGACCGTCGTCAACCCGGCGGCCCTCGCGTCCCTTCCGGCGCCCGATGAGGGTGACGTGTTCTTCGACTTCGAGGGCGACCCGCTGTACTCCGAGAGCGGCTCCGGCGCCGAATCGGGCGGCGCGGACCGAATCGAGTGGGGCCTCGATTACCTCTTCGGGCTGGTCGAGCCCGACGACACCTTCCACGCGTTCTGGGCGCACACCTACGCCGAGGAGAGGGTGGCCCTCGTGGCCTTCCTCGACTGGGTGCAGGCCCGGCGGGCCAGGCACCCCGCCATGCACATCTACCACTACGCGCCATACGAGCGCACACACCTGCTCAGCCTGGCTGCCCGGCACGGCGTAGGAGAGCAGATTGTCGACGACCTGCTGCGTAACCGGGTGTTGATCGACCTGTACCCCGTCGTACGCCAGGGCCTGCGCATCGGCAGTCGCAGCTATTCCCTCAAGAAACTCGAACCGCTCTACATGGGCGACGATGAACGCGAGGGCGTGGCGAACGCTGCCGACTCGATCACCGAATACGTGCGGTCTCGGGAGCTGCTCGCCGCGGGAGACACGGATGCCGCGGCATCCGTTCTCGACGACATCGCACGTTACAACGCCTACGACTGCCGCTCCACCCTGCGCCTGCGAGACTGGCTGCTCGCCCGCGCCGCCGAGAACGAGGTTGCCTTCGCGAGCGCGCTCGACCTGCAACTCGACGTGCCGATGCGGGAACCGGACCCGGTCTACCTCGAGCTCGCCGCCCTGCTCACCGACGTGCCTCCAGCGGAGCGCACACCCGACCAGACGGCCCTCGCGCTCGCGTCCGCGGCGATCGACTACCACCGCCGGGAACAGAAGTCCTTCTGGTGGGACCACTTCGCGCGACTGAGCACCCCCGTCGACGACTGGGCCGACACCCGCGGAGTGCTCGTGATCGACGTGGCGTTCGTCGACACCGGTTGGCACCGGGAAGCACGCCAACGCCTCGATCGTCGGCTGATCCGGGTCTCGGGACAGCTCGCGCCCGGCAGCTCGATCAAGGTGGGCGACCAGCCTTTCCTCGTTTACGGTCCGCCGTATCCTCCGCTTCACCGCGGCACCGATCCGGGAGCGCGCACCGCCCACAACAAGGCGACGATCGTGGAGGTGACCGACGACGGCGACTACCTGATCGACGAGATCCTGCAGCGCGACGCCCCGCACCATGACGAGCTCCCGCTCGCGCTGACCCCGGGAACGCCGCCGCCCGCCGGCACACAGGTCGAGGCGATCTCGGAGTGGGGGAGGGCCGTGCTCGAGGGGTACCCGGAGCCGCTGCCCGATGCGGCCTTCGACATACTGCGTAGGGCTAAGCCGCGCAGCTCCTCGCGGCCGGAAGCGTCTGAGTTGGCGCCCGTGGTCGACGGCGACGTGCAGGCAGCCATCCTGGCGAGCCTGCTAAGCCTCGACCGTTCGTATCTCGCCGTGCAGGGGCCGCCGGGAACCGGCAAGACGTACGTGGGCTCCCGCGTGGTGACCGACCTCGTGCTCAATCACGGGTGGCGGGTGGGCGTCGTCGCCCAGTCTCACGCGACGGTCGAAAACATGCTGCGGGCCGTGCTCGCCGCCGGCCTCGACCCGGAGCGGGTCGGAAAGAAAGCGCGAAAGGGAGAGGAGAAGGTTCCCGCGCCGTGGACGGTGCTCGACGGCACCTCCTTCACCCGATTCACCGGCCAGGGCGGCGGCTTCGTCGTGGGCGGCACAGCATGGGACTTCAGTAACGCCGGGCGCATCCCGCGAGCTTCCCTCGACCTGCTGGTCATCGACGAGGCAGGCCAGTACTCGCTCGCGAGCACCATCGCCGCGGCCGTGTCGGCGAAGCGGATGCTGCTGCTCGGCGACCCGCAGCAGCTTCCTCAGGTGAGCCAGGGCACGCACCCTGAACCGGTGGATACCTCCGCCCTCG is a genomic window containing:
- a CDS encoding ABC transporter permease, with amino-acid sequence MARYLITRLWQSAITLILASLVVFIGVRQLPGDPALAMAGEEATPERVEAIRVQLGLNEPLITQYLTFVGNMAGGELGNSTRTGAPVTDLIATTLPVTLWLSAYAILVAVLIGVALGVVAERFRGRWPEWIANGLALIGLSVPNFWLGILAILYLSVTLGWFPASGYVPMSENPVRAIYHLTLPAIILGTGLAAVIMRQTRASMIETMKTDYVRTAKAKGLSGGRVLVRYGLRNSLIVVVTIVGLQLGGLISGAVVTERIFALPGFGKLTLDAVFTRDYPVIQAVVLIITVGYILINLAVDILYSVINPRIRVGGRTS
- a CDS encoding ABC transporter substrate-binding protein; its protein translation is MPRPLSRLTTRRTLWIPLLAAGLALSTTACQAQQLQTTPESSARVDVTSAPIGDQTIIEGGDFVMALSAEPDRLDPTTSSSLYTRYVMQTVCEKLYDLDANGAIVPQLATDLPEFSADGLTVTIPVRTDAVFADGTDFTAEAVATTIERHLTLPASSRTSELGPITAVTATDVDHVQITYSEPFAPITAALADRAGMIMSPQALAETGDSFGDSPVCVGPYKFVERVPQTSITVERDPMYYDARSVHLDTITDRIMTDSNIRAANLRSGDVHAADSISPQDVGALSNESGIGILQVGSLGYQGITINMGNTDGIGSAPGVIDTPMAQDTSVREALSMSVDREALVSSVFNDWYEPACSPVSPASPFTSALSEECPAYDPEGAQRLLEEAGVELPYAIDMLVSNNPDTLRFAQALQASVSDGGFELTISPVEYSTLLDLQTRGEFDALQLGWSGRVDPHGNMFNFLSTGGGNNYSGYSNADVDTLLADAAATTDVSHRADLYGQAVAQVQEDNPIVYLYRQRSLTAYSTDIAGIHTFADGVVHLSDVAFVEGE
- a CDS encoding alpha/beta fold hydrolase, whose protein sequence is MSTFVLVPGAGGAVWYWSRVIPLLQVAGHQALAVDLPGDDENAGLTEYVRLVAAAIGDHDEVILVAQSLGGFVSPMVCNQAPVCELVFVNAMIPAPGETAGAWWDNTGSNQAREVAARAAGYGADFDADTYFLHDVPVELVAEGESHQREQANAVFESACDFAEWPAIPIRVLVGAGDRFFPADFQRRVTLDRLGLEPDLIPGGHLLALSQPDAVADYLLRR
- a CDS encoding P-II family nitrogen regulator, whose translation is MTYAIDKGLDRTIGLRVSEAINVKGLTVMGVSGYGAQKGHSEIYRGAEHTIAFRPKVRIDVIVPDKEADLTIHTVVDAAWTGKIGDGKVWATEVSDVVRVRTRERGIAAV
- a CDS encoding putative bifunctional diguanylate cyclase/phosphodiesterase, giving the protein MQSTTRITTGLRGSRAGSRPWLMGAMWLVLGIYVLHLHFPGYGVGEQKETWLSLLPVWIPAVVCWLAALRTRQFRGQLSFAAAAVTCYALGASYLAAAQALHEVRPFPSPAMVGFLLFYALILACLALLVHRQRRGLPWSVVLDCTVGALGAAAVVAVILTSLLDSAVLTGSVAPTAVAAAYPVLDLLLVAAVVGIAASPELQLGRRWILLAGGLLMFAATDVAYALLVLDGSYLSGTPLDAGWAAGLTLVAVWVDARSRPDTSVNRALKGAWALIVPTVATATALGLLLVASRVNVSAAAVVLAGATLAAAAVRTQLAFRQLVRMSELRKLARTDDLTGLPNRRAFYADAPLQLAGDAAQPCALLLLDLDRFKDINDSLGHDAGDLLLRQIGSRLVVATRPEDVLARLGGDEFAVVLHGADAERAKTAANRLRAALTKPFTLEGLTIQVTASIGISVSPDHGTDVKTLLRKADIAMYKAKSAHSGHHVYVEADNVHGERRLRTLHELRLALLGGEFVLHYQPKVNLATGEVRGVEALVRWNHPDRGLLYPEAFLAIAEEAGLMHALNDVVLGLALDQAAEWRAQGHPLSVAVNLSASCLADPQLPMRIGTMLTERGLPSTALIVEITEEFLMEDCDRARAVLTGLRTIGVRISVDDFGTGYSSLAYLRDLPIDELKLDRSFIAPMRHDPRAAALVCSTIDLAHSLGLSMVAEGVEDGVIYEALARYGCDQAQGYLMSRPVAAEELDNWLTGRRRALAAVAYPSGFTDFSW